The DNA sequence GCCTTACCGATATCAGTTAGAAGTTATCAGCGTAATAGATCATTGGCAGATAGTGCCCTCCGaaaattattgttttgtttttttccctttctatgGAGTAGTGGCCCGgcccagggtggcatgaaacggaagaaggaaatggaaaattggaaatttcagggatacatttcatgaaatttcacgaggctgtgaaatatttcataattttcaggggctggagtatgcaacccgcactcaaacaaacaaaaatagaagaaatttacaatttctacattttactaaacatggaaaggaaccggcatttttcaatatctttcataaatttctggattttcatgaaatatttcacgtgaaatttctagcttttattttccatgaaatttttcatgtgaAGGGATGAGCGGCTAAAATGAGACCAGCTGTCGGAacctctcacccccccccccccttatcgGCAGAGCTTGCACAATTATTCAGCTAACTTGACAATGACGCAAAACGTTGAGCGGAGAAAGAACATCTGACTCTCAATCAGCGCAGCGTTGCCTATGTTGAACACGTTAACCGCATAGGTGCAGACGTGCAGATATCAATAATTTAATCGAATTTCTTGGGCAAAATGTGGCAACTTACCCGACCAAATGTAAACTTCACTTCACCTAACCTAGTTTGTGTGCCGCGccggtttgtttacatcgaggTTCTTTCGTCCAAGTTATTGGGATTTCTTACGgataaaaaggataaaattgaTGGATTTGTGATCCTTGAAATTGGAATATAATCTGGGTTCATTTCAAATGTGTGATACGGCGAAGCATGTATTGTAAGTAAGTAGTTACGCAgcagcattttttattttcctctgacTTCGTTTATCAGTGATTATTGGATGAAAACTTGTGGAAATCTACTTTGGAATTAGACTTTAATATGTGTCCTTTTGGAATGTGTGAAGAGACGGAGGAGGAATCATTTTCGGACTAACAACAAGTGTGCACTGTAAGTAatagaatttttctccttgaggcatgacaatttcaaaataagtaGGGAGGATTTTGCTCCAGGAGAAGTAAGGATAGCTCACACTGCTGTTTCTAGGTACCTACTATCTCCTTTCTCATGGAGGGATTGTGTGCACTTATGAATTTTAATTGAGTATGCATCTACGGTCTCTTGAGTTATCAGGGCAATGATGGCCATGTCGAGCTGATGGTTGTCTCTGTATGTGTGAGAATAATTACCTACTGCAAATAGTCTCTGCATGTGAGGATAAATTTCATGGCAAAACTAGATTTAACTGCATACCAATGTggcaatttcgtgaaatttctctCAGCATAGACCTGCTCGTAGAAAGTAAGTGGCTGCGTCTTTTCAGTCTGGGGtatgaaaattttcagctgtttttCCTCACATTCACTTGAATGAATATGCAATTGATATGTGTgttaaaatatggaaaaaataggaaactttTCATTTATCTAAAGGATCACTTGTTCACTCTGATATGTTGATTCCAGACACTGAACTGCAGAAGTTGAAGGATTTGTTAGGACCATCCGAAGCTCTAGCAATGATCAGGCCAAATATGCGACCCTGTCCTACTGTTCCCTGCCAAAGTTGCATGAAAAGAATAGGAGTCAACATGAAAAGAAAGGGACAGAGTAAGTCTTGTAAGGtgattaacatttttaattttttttacatacctcTTGGTTTCCAGTtgtaatttatgttttaattttatccactgaatttaaataagaatataaatgaaaaaatgtaaacaaatgaaaaagtatGTGGTCACCAACTGGTTGTCCTCTGAATTTTCATGGAtagtactttgaaaagttcTGCAACATCAGACCATAATCAAGAAGCAGTAAGGAAAATGCGTATACTTACTGACTTAACTGCAAGGGCTGACATGCTAAATTTGGGCTTTTAAAATGCCCACTTACCTTCACTATAAAGTTGATGCAAAGAGTACAGTTCTAGAGTGATTAGACATtgtaaatttgaaggaaattccTCCCTCCAATGAGTATTTTCCTGCTTGAAGGAGAAGGAACAGCACATTATGTGTGATTGATATGCTGAAGGAAAAGCTCTcgcttaaaattaatgaaaagaatcggtcagtttaacttgaaatattcacttataactatcaaaattcagaaatttttacaattcattTTGAGTGTGACCTTGGTgaatgatgattatttttttaattttataggcCAGCGACgatgcaatttttctaaaaatcactacCTGATCCTTGAATTCTTGGAATTTGTCTATTCTTGCAAGGAGCGAAGAATGCCTCATAGTGTGGAATATTTTGGAAGACCATGTGCAAAGAAGGTacagattattcttattttttggcaTGCTAAAATAGATAAGAACATTTGTGAGaggattcacggaaaaaaaaggttaaaaaagttttgattggtaggttttttttgttttttttttctaaaaaaaaaaaaaaaataaataaataaaaaattgtgtttaattTTAAGGCACTTTTTTGGTATACAGAACAATTTCAGTTCACTGACCCACATTGTTTTGAGCCAAGGAATGTGCTTTtgaattaaatacaatttttctttcaaattcaaaaacttttttaacatttttatcagtataTATTAGATGCTGCAATtgatccttaatttttaatgaggctCTGAACCTGTGTTTACCTCTGTGGTCAGGTTACCTGCTGGCTAATATACCTACTGTGAGGACTCTCACCCAGTGGATAGGAGCCAACCTAACTGCGAGGTCCTCTCACCTATCTGCGAGGTCCTCTCACCTATCGGCGAGGTCTCCTAACCTATCGGCGAGGCGAGGTCCTCGCCGTGAGCTGTCAGCACCTCGCGGCGAGGTCCATGCCTAACCGACTTCCTCACTGCGAGGTCTTGGCAAGGTCATCACCTAACTGCGAGGAGTTTCCTAACCGCGAGGTCCAAAATATGCTGCGAGCTGTCTGCGAGCTCGCTGCGAGGTAATATTTTCTCTAGGGTAATAGCAAAACCAATGAGAATTGAGTTGTatctatcagaattttttcattctatttctacgcatggtcaaaataaaaatttgaagatcgaTTACCAAGAGTCCATCGCGATACACTGCTGGCTTACTTTCAGGTTAATCAAAATTCACCAACTTCGAGGTAACATTACTTTCGTAACGAAGAAGACTCGAATTCGAGCTGATACTAATTaaatcacataaaaaaattaaaatttgcattactgGCAGTGATAACCAACAACTCATCTTGTGTTTACAAAGTTATTAGTTCCGACTCCAAAACAAAACCTGCGTTGCAATCCTGCCGGCCTGCCCTGTTTCATGAGTTTCATgttgaaattgtataaaaataaaaataaaagcaagaatAGAACGCAAATGTTAAAGCGTGTGAAGTATGAAACATTATCGGCGTTACGCATTTCAGTAATAAATGAGCGAATGAGTTTTTCTAGATCAtgcagatttaaataaaaaatcctcaattcaaTTCGGCAAGTCAGGAGATGTGCCGCCCCGCCCTGCCCTGTcggtattttgaggttaggttatcaACGAGGCGTGAATCGTCAGGCTCAATGAAGCTCTCGCAAACCATACAGtaattctcagaaatttatatatttcttgaCTTCCTGCTTTCGCTACATCACGCCAAATCCGAGTTGAATGCAAGGGCCTTGAACTGAATCTAGGTAAGTCATGAATAACAATGATTAGCAATTCCTATTACTGAATGTAGGGATAGGCACCAATAGTGAACTATCAGCCACTGATCTGTAACCTCTCCATAGAATCATAGCATTACAGTTATTTCTGTATTTTGATAAACTATTCTAACATTCTTTGTTGAATAGTAGATTCGTATGTGCTCATCATTTTCTCTATCTTCTCCTTGGTCACTCCTCCGAGTCTGCACCCCAAACATGAACCGTGATCGATTATTGGTTACAGTCTCCCTTATCGTGTTTTCAGCACACGGTCAACATTCTAACTGCATTCCATTCCTAGCTGCTCATCAGCTCATGTCATTGTCCTCCTCAGGGATAATATCAGATATCTGTCAGATCATATGAGATCGCCATTTCCTATCGTTTGCCGAAACCCATATAgactgtgaataaaattcacagGTGAGAACTACttaggactgaaaaagaaaccttAAATACAGGCCCTTCTAGATTTTTTTGCTGTGTGATGGAAACTAAAGCCCACCTCAGACAGTCTAGCTTTCCTCCACTTATACCgagtgaaaagttggatcgtttGATACAGACATGAGAACATAGAGCTCGCTCATCGCATGTTGAAACAAATGTTTCTctccgattagctctgaattcgcaccactcaacaggtaaattcatgtagtcaggtggcaccactggtgaatggtgacttAAACAATACTTTTGACGATTGTCTCAACGTATGATGCGTGAGCTCTGACATTTGTTTGAGAAGTTGAACGGAAACCTTGGTGTGAcctgactttcaaatttttgttcaacctctcaaatgatcgttgtgttctcgtgttgtattacacgatccaacttttcatttgacatgAGTGAAGGAAAAGTGACGTCTGAATTGAGCCTTAGCTATTACTTggtatttttattcagaaatgtaagtagtgtgagagatatatctgaagttacagatgaggccttaaacttttaactctagagggctaaaacatcacatccttatcaacgatgtttcagtgaattatcagatgtccaataatttacttcctatttttatggctaccaatgcaataattgcttttacacacaattttaccaatgctttttcacaagtattttgtcctattactaaaaattatttggctatcctcagaacttattttaacttctcaagaaatgttggttggcttcaccttgagattgttttaatttagtgctgatcattggttgtactcatggttttgatgcgctgtacattattcatttttcagagctttcataaaaacacacCGAGACATTTACCTGCCTTGTTCAGCTGCAGCAATCGCCATTTGTTTCCTATCATCTGGCAGTTCCTTTGATCTTATCGAACAGCCATTCGCAGGGAATTAGTGGCAACCTTTAAACCATCAAGATGCAATTAAGCTTCCCAGACAGAAACCAAAATCTACAGTTCATATTTCACTCTCTTGGCCTCTAATTTGGATAgtgttgtgataatttttggtgctgttttccgtgcttattgtgaaataatttgaatatgTTTTCACATTGTCAACTGAATGAAATCTTATTTGAAACGTTGAGCGTGCAGTATGTGACGCGAAGGTACAGTGCGGTAGTTTCTCAATTGTTAAAAgaattattacatctctgtcaagtATAGTTGGTACTATGTGTcttcaagttggtgagtgtatcattttcatttattttgattacaaggaaaacttgtaaatcatctaattaaatactaaaaaaaccaGCAACATTGAGTAGAACAGTTCTATGATGACTTAAAGAAACAACACCATGGTAACTTGATGGTGGAAACCTGCATGAGACACAGTGAGTGCTGTGGCAGGTTTCCACGGTGAGAATTtgccgtggagaaattttccatggagaaattttccatggtgacattttccgtggtgctttccgtggagaaattttccatggaaaaattttccgtgcccaattttacgtggagaaattttccatggaaaaccagcatggaattccatgaaaaatttttagcagggtggTGAAACCGCACGGCAAAAAATCGGTATACAGTAATGATAGCttatttcgtgaaaatttttttaaaaaaaaagataagtgGGAAAAATTGCGTACTCTCTTGACAGTGATAATGACTGTTCAACTTAACAAAACTTCGAGATCTGACAGCGGAGAGCAGCGGAAAAAGTCCGCTTTTAAAGTGTCGTCCAACGAAATCCGAGTATTTTCTGACTCTCCTCTTGGCTGCAGCCTTTTTTGCAGGCGTCAGACGCCGCGGTAAAATTCTCCCAAAATATTGTATCCTAGAAATACCACGATATACCACACAAGAGATCGCCAAGACGGGAAATGCCGGAACAACTTCAACGACTTTAACGCTCCGCAGAAAAGTAGGCGAACTGACACATGCGAGTTTCTTGACTCATGGAAACTTTATTGACTGGAAAAACGCATCTCGCGTGCTGTtatgataaatatgaaaaagtataccgaaacacgcacatgcgtgtttcggtatactttttcatctttttcatcttaaactttattatctaaaaatttgctCATACCAAACCGCAccagaattttaaatatttagtagcacacatatcgatggtgacaCTGCAAAAGTTCGCATCTAGGTTGCGGTGTTTTGACATCTCCGTTTTTAATGTTATTTTCCAGAAGGAGACCTCACCAACAACATGGCTCAAAGTTCTCGCAGAACATTCTTTataaagacaagaaaaatcattgaaatttttaaaaaataacgttgACCCGTTTCCtgtgtagaaaataaagtacaccaggaaatctgcaacgccgcaaaccgagatacgcgtcTTCGCAGTTCCACCATCGATATGTGCTTTTGATCAGGATCACGGCATCTTAGACGAGGATTTTTGTTTATCTTTTACGCTGTACCCACTCTCATCGCAAAAGCGAAATGATTCCAAAATATGTGGACGAAGTGTCGGTCATGCGCATGATTGGGCGGTCATCATAAGTATACCGCGAACACGATTCCACACTTAATAATTAAAGTGTAAATTCTTGTTCTTCTTGATACGAGTGGCGATCtacggagggaggggggggggagaacgcCAAGGGAGAAAGTACGTGCGCGCGTTGCCCGTGAATGCAGTCAGCTTACGCAAGGTGCGCGCCGATGTGACGCAGGCTGGCATCTCAGCCGGggtcggcgtcgcgacgcgtccAAAGGCGTCGGGAACACACACTCTCACCGTCACCATCAGCGTCGTGCTCCATTCAAATCCGGATCCGTGTCCGATGAGAGCATCATGTCAGTCGTGCAGAAATGCATTCCGGGCTAAATGCATACGGCCGCGGCTTGCAAACAAGTTCAGATTACAGGATAACGCAGGGTCAATTTGAGGAACTGCCGCCTCTAAGCAAGCACATACAGTATGCAACCGTGCTGagagagaacgccgtatgcgccttcagaCCTTGTCGTGTTTCCTACAATAGAGAtgtcgcatgtgtgagggatttgcacgatggtgccactggttttctctgaaatcatctcccaaactCACAAACAGcgctcaaagtgaggccaaaatggaggggatatcccaccttaccctgagagtgtacctctacatcaaaacaaactctccatgcaaagatgacATTGACAGgtctgccactttatttggggactttaaAACTGATAACTttgcatccctgctaatgtatttgctccctatctttgcatggagagtttgttttgatgtagaggtggactctcagggtagggtgggatatcccctccattttagcctcactgcgagagctttttttgagcttaagagatgatttcagaaaaaatcagtggcaccatcgtgtttctcgcgaactttcacataagaatcaatggtcaaatcgcaaatccctcacacaagcaacatctccatttgacgAACTGCCTCTTCAAAGCGAGCGTATACAGTATACACCCGTGTTGCTGTGttgagggagaacgccgtatgcgccttcagaTGCGCCGCTGCGCATTCAACAACGCAGTCCATCTTACCGCCAACTCCGGTACCGCTAGCTTTCGTGTTTTGTTTGCTTCGCTTAAACCAGTGTTCTCGTTTCAACCTCATTAACAGCTAGGGTCGACAAGAATCAATCTCGTTCATCATATCTACTTGCACAAGTCAGTACAGAGAGAAAATGAAACCGGGGTCAAGTGAGAATTGCTGCTCTCTTCTCATTTTGCCTTGACGTCGATGTAAAATTGTAAACTCACCGTTGAGTTCGAATTGACCTTGAAATTTAGAGCATCCACCGTTGGAGGATTTACAACAGGTGTTCGGCTGGCGAACGATTTCTAAGCTGCCGTTTCAATTCGAGCCGTGTCCACGATACTGCCGTGTTATTAAGGAGGagagccgtatgagccttcagacgttgccaagtttccttcgatgaaaaccgattttactagaaaaattgtgaatattttcccaccaaatttttcagacaattttgcacgcaatttgatctaaaatatctgaaaatttcatagataAATTTGCATGAATGCagtcaaaatacatgttttattaagggaaatttggcaactctcgaatgttcatacagacttcttccttagcacggcaggatatgTCTTCTCCGATCACTTTGCTTGCGTCCATACTGGCTCTTACTAGTACGCCAGTACGGAGATGCCACCTCTGCCGTATTTgagttttttcttcgaaatagCAAAGACTTTTAGCTGTtcatacactgataaaaatatttgtgtttttgtgtTACTTTTCGTTATAATATAGGAactgaaacacaaaccaacaccaATTTTTGTCAACATTGagacagtttgcggtgaatttagcgcagaaaaggAAAACAATGCAAAGACCGGGAAAACGGGTTCCTTTGATTGCGATGTTGTATCAACCACTCGTTTTCTATTAAATGCCTTCAAGAAAACAAATCATTTGCATTTGCAATTGCATCTTGAAAGTTTTTGCTCTTGAAAGTTTCAACCGAAaactagggttattttgtgttttacttcatGTATTAACCCAACTtgtgtgttgaaatttctctcggCGTAGAGGAGATAAGAAGCGAGCAGCGAGCGTGTTTGAGTATGTTTGCGCTCAAACGTCAACATCTCTAGTCCAGCCTCCTTGTCCAACGTCCATAATTGCTCCTCTTTTATGACCTAGAACTCAAGTACCCAACTAGTAGAGTTTGGCAACCCTTCCTTTCTCTGTCGAAAAAGGTTAAACTTACTCATGAGTTGAGCCGCGTATTACGTGGTTTTCATAACATTGGGATCAAATTTTAGGGATACAACCAGACCACGTTAGTCATAGCATGCATTTTGACACGTTTCTACGAAATTTGTCGCTTGTTGTACATCATACGTGTGCTGAAGATGGATTATGTATCCGAAATGCATCCACGCATCTTGTAAATAAACATCAACTGAAGAACTCCGAGGTATGCTATATCCATTAAAATTTATTCCTAAACTTACTTGACAATCACGCCTGCTGCCCGCTCTGAAAATTCTACATATCGTCTTTTtgaatttcacaattttctttgattaatttCAGTCTACGTTCGACAGGATAGAAATCTAGTACCATGGTTGATATGTTTAATTACTTGACCTTTTGGAGTGGAGCAACAAGATTATAACTTAAAAAGTAAGGTCAAATGGTGTATGTCGCGTGTTACGGAATACATATATTCTTCTAAATACTCCCTGAGACAGTTTTTCGTCTATCTTTCACTCCCCCATTTCTCCTGTCTCCTTCTAAGTTTCTTTTTGTCAAGCATTTGAGGCCTTCAGCCGATGTTTTTACTTTATCAGACGCATCTCATTTATTTAATGTTTGTTCTATCTGATCACCggatgagtgatgcaacaagtTGCTTTTCTGGGCTTACGTGTCCTGTGCTGTTCGTCAAGAAACGGGACTATATGCGTTGACCATCGCAACTATGACCATGTGTCGTTTCCTCAGCTCTTGCAAGTCATTCAAAGTTATATTTCACCAAGTGCAATATTTCCATCGTTCTGTAATCCGGTATTGTGAATGAGTATGTTGTGTTCTCTCAACAGAATTCAAGTGTCATCCTTTTAAATCCGctcctccaaaaattaaaaataataatttatttgcaAAATGTCCATTTCACGTACAACGAACATGCCAGAGTTAAGAGAAGATATTATGTTACATCTACTCTCACACTGCAGTGATGTGTATTCAGCAAGCCGAAGTGGTAAAGCTACAAAAGAAAAGTTGAGGAGACTGACAAAGTAGTCCCACGACAGACAAACTTATGGGGGAAAAATATATACTAAAAAATCCTGGGGAagagaataaaatttcaactaatCATGATTAAACGACGGATCAGCTAATCGGTTACTTACTAGTCCAATAGGTCAGTATGGCAGTTTAGTTTTGAAGACTTAATGAGCGATCAAAACCTGAGCTCGATGAGTTTGGGAGGGAGGGAAAGAGATACTTAA is a window from the Bemisia tabaci chromosome 5, PGI_BMITA_v3 genome containing:
- the LOC140224606 gene encoding uncharacterized protein isoform X1; translation: MYYTELQKLKDLLGPSEALAMIRPNMRPCPTVPCQSCMKRIGVNMKRKGQSQRRCNFSKNHYLILEFLEFVYSCKERRMPHSVEYFGRPCAKKVQIILIFWHAKIDKNICERIHGKKRLKKF
- the LOC140224606 gene encoding uncharacterized protein isoform X2; translated protein: MLIPDTELQKLKDLLGPSEALAMIRPNMRPCPTVPCQSCMKRIGVNMKRKGQSQRRCNFSKNHYLILEFLEFVYSCKERRMPHSVEYFGRPCAKKVTCWLIYLL